In the Maribacter sp. MJ134 genome, one interval contains:
- a CDS encoding TatD family hydrolase: MEDKLMIIDPHVHMTSRTTDDYEVMAAAGVVAVIEPSFWLGQPRTQVGSFQDYYSSLVGWEPFRASQFGIKHYCTIGLNSKEANNEALAEQVIELLPLYLHKDNVVAIGEIGYDDQTPAEDKFFRMQLDMAKELDMTVQVHTPHRDKKAGTIKSMEVCLEHGLDPANVIIDHNNEETVKEVLDRGFIAAFTIYPKTKMGNERMVELVRKFGSTNIIVDSSADWGVSDPLAVPKTASLMLKRGIPKEDVVKTCYQNALDAFGKNGKMKEEHWMKPNSIDQSQLFNDNSVLRGQKPRIDDDQIT, encoded by the coding sequence ATGGAAGATAAATTGATGATAATAGACCCGCATGTGCACATGACCTCGCGCACTACAGACGACTATGAAGTCATGGCTGCAGCAGGTGTTGTAGCCGTCATAGAGCCATCCTTTTGGCTAGGGCAACCCAGAACACAAGTAGGGTCTTTTCAAGACTATTACAGTAGTTTGGTAGGTTGGGAACCCTTTAGGGCAAGTCAATTTGGGATAAAGCATTATTGTACGATAGGACTCAACTCCAAAGAAGCTAATAATGAAGCACTAGCAGAACAAGTGATTGAATTGTTGCCGCTATATCTGCATAAAGACAATGTTGTGGCGATCGGTGAAATTGGTTACGATGACCAGACTCCGGCAGAGGATAAGTTCTTTAGGATGCAATTGGATATGGCCAAGGAATTGGATATGACCGTTCAGGTCCATACACCACACAGAGATAAAAAGGCAGGCACCATTAAAAGTATGGAGGTATGTCTAGAACACGGATTAGACCCCGCTAATGTAATCATAGACCATAATAACGAAGAGACGGTAAAAGAGGTACTGGATAGAGGTTTCATTGCAGCTTTCACAATTTATCCCAAAACCAAAATGGGTAATGAACGTATGGTTGAGTTGGTGCGTAAATTTGGCAGTACTAATATTATCGTTGATAGCTCTGCAGATTGGGGCGTGAGCGACCCGTTAGCTGTTCCAAAAACAGCTTCATTAATGCTTAAACGAGGTATTCCCAAGGAGGATGTCGTAAAAACATGCTATCAAAATGCATTAGATGCCTTTGGTAAAAACGGAAAAATGAAAGAGGAACATTGGATGAAACCAAATAGCATTGATCAGTCCCAACTTTTTAACGACAATAGTGTACTACGTGGTCAGAAACCTCGGATTGATGATGACCAAATCACCTAG
- a CDS encoding alkaline phosphatase family protein: MKKTVVINVVGLTKRLIGEHTPFIKSFLEKGTFNYIKPVLPAVTCSAQSTYLTGKWPSEHGVVGNGWYFKEECEVKFWRQSNKLVQQPKVWDVLKAKNPDFTCANHFWWYNMYSTADYSITPRPNYLADGRKIPDIYSHPADLRDKVQATLGTFPLFEFWGPRTTINSSQWIADGAMETDKLHDPTLTFIYLPHLDYNLQRYGLDFDSIAKDLREIDGVVAELVNYYENQGANIVLLSEYGITNVNNPVHLNRVLRKNGYLSIRTERGLELLDAGASNAFSVADHQIAHVYVKDKSSIMAIKNLLQKIDGVQQVLSGTEIQKEHLQHERCGDLVVLADKDSWFTYYFWMDDAKAPDYARMVDIHKKPGYDPVEMLTNPKDKFVTAKVLWKLFKKRLGFRTVMNIIPVDATLIKGSHGRIPEDIEDYPMLITNYSIPQEEAMIKAVAVRKIIEDHVIK, encoded by the coding sequence ATGAAAAAAACGGTAGTCATCAATGTGGTAGGTTTAACCAAACGCCTAATAGGTGAACATACTCCTTTTATAAAATCGTTTTTAGAAAAGGGAACATTCAACTACATAAAACCCGTATTGCCAGCGGTTACTTGTTCAGCGCAATCTACATACCTTACCGGTAAATGGCCATCGGAACATGGTGTCGTGGGCAATGGTTGGTATTTTAAGGAAGAATGTGAGGTTAAGTTTTGGCGGCAGTCCAATAAATTGGTACAACAACCGAAAGTATGGGATGTTTTAAAAGCAAAAAACCCGGACTTTACCTGTGCTAACCATTTTTGGTGGTACAATATGTATTCCACTGCAGACTATAGCATAACACCTAGGCCTAATTATTTGGCGGACGGTCGTAAAATACCCGATATATATTCACATCCAGCAGATTTGAGAGATAAGGTTCAGGCCACTTTAGGTACTTTTCCCTTATTTGAATTTTGGGGGCCTAGAACCACGATTAATTCTTCGCAATGGATAGCGGATGGGGCAATGGAAACGGATAAACTTCATGATCCTACCTTAACATTTATCTATTTACCACACCTAGATTACAATCTACAGCGCTACGGACTTGATTTTGATAGCATCGCCAAAGATTTACGGGAGATAGATGGGGTAGTGGCGGAGTTGGTAAATTATTATGAAAACCAAGGTGCAAACATTGTTCTACTATCTGAGTATGGTATTACTAATGTAAATAATCCCGTACACCTTAATCGGGTCTTAAGGAAAAATGGCTACCTGAGCATAAGAACGGAGCGCGGTCTAGAGCTTTTAGATGCTGGGGCTAGTAATGCGTTTTCCGTTGCAGATCATCAGATAGCCCATGTGTACGTGAAGGACAAATCTAGCATTATGGCCATTAAGAACTTATTGCAAAAGATAGATGGCGTACAGCAGGTGCTGTCCGGAACAGAAATCCAAAAAGAACATTTGCAACATGAACGCTGTGGTGACCTCGTCGTCCTAGCCGATAAGGATTCGTGGTTTACCTATTATTTTTGGATGGATGATGCCAAGGCACCAGATTATGCAAGAATGGTGGACATCCATAAAAAACCGGGATACGATCCCGTTGAAATGTTGACCAATCCTAAGGATAAATTTGTAACTGCTAAGGTGCTTTGGAAGCTTTTTAAAAAGAGGTTGGGCTTTAGAACGGTAATGAATATTATACCTGTAGATGCTACATTGATCAAAGGATCCCATGGGCGCATTCCAGAAGATATAGAAGATTACCCTATGTTAATTACCAATTATAGCATACCGCAGGAAGAGGCCATGATTAAAGCCGTAGCTGTACGCAAAATCATTGAAGATCACGTAATAAAATAA
- a CDS encoding transmembrane 220 family protein: protein MNILFKVIGCLFTVLFTLGAVVQYNDPDSLVWIIIYAIAAVISLLFVLNRLKIVVPLVLGVLCFAGFVYLYPPDFQGFDLNDGDIRTVELGREAFGLLIIAIVFFLYVFGLKRMSKI from the coding sequence ATGAATATATTATTTAAGGTTATCGGTTGTTTGTTTACTGTTTTATTCACTTTAGGTGCGGTGGTGCAGTACAATGATCCAGATTCATTGGTGTGGATTATAATTTATGCCATCGCCGCGGTAATTTCACTGCTTTTTGTACTTAACAGATTAAAAATAGTAGTGCCTTTAGTTTTAGGGGTATTATGTTTCGCAGGCTTTGTTTATTTATATCCACCGGATTTTCAAGGTTTCGATTTAAATGATGGAGATATTAGGACGGTTGAGCTGGGTAGAGAGGCCTTTGGACTCTTAATAATCGCTATCGTATTTTTTCTGTACGTCTTTGGCTTAAAGAGAATGTCAAAGATCTAG
- the eboC gene encoding UbiA-like protein EboC (EboC, a homolog the polyprenyltransferase UbiA, belongs to system of proteins involved in the trafficking of precursor metabolites to an extracytoplasmic compartment so that the biosynthesis of certain natural products, such as scytonemin, can be completed.), which translates to MRKKIMGFARLARPANLPTAAADILAGAAIADFFSINNDFVAITDDASKLILLVVSSICLYAGGVVFNDVFDAKLDAVERPERAIPNGVVSLRQAVLWGSLLILVGLILALNVTLLSGIIALVLTASIFSYDAYFKQFGFFGPLNMGTCRGLNLMLGMSIIGDITTWWVAIIPVLYIFAITLISRGEVHGNNKNHIIKAAVMYIVVVVLLTLAIGIYTTNLLWALPFLFLFVVLIFRPLWKAYRINSPENIKKSVIVGVVSLVVIDACWAAGFSNIYVGLAVLLLLPLSLVLSKLFAVT; encoded by the coding sequence ATGAGAAAAAAAATTATGGGTTTTGCCCGTTTGGCAAGACCTGCAAATTTGCCTACTGCTGCAGCTGATATTCTTGCTGGTGCGGCTATAGCTGATTTTTTTAGCATTAACAATGATTTTGTTGCTATTACGGATGATGCTTCAAAACTAATTTTACTAGTGGTTTCGTCAATATGCTTGTATGCAGGTGGCGTAGTTTTCAATGATGTTTTCGATGCAAAGTTAGATGCTGTCGAACGGCCCGAAAGAGCAATTCCCAATGGTGTAGTCTCATTACGGCAGGCCGTACTTTGGGGTAGCCTATTAATTCTTGTTGGGTTAATCTTAGCTTTAAACGTAACGCTATTAAGCGGAATAATTGCTTTGGTGCTCACGGCTTCAATCTTTTCTTACGATGCTTATTTTAAGCAATTTGGTTTTTTTGGCCCATTAAATATGGGTACTTGCAGAGGTCTTAATCTTATGTTGGGGATGTCCATAATCGGAGATATCACGACTTGGTGGGTCGCTATCATTCCGGTTCTCTATATTTTTGCTATTACTTTAATAAGTAGGGGGGAGGTACATGGCAACAACAAAAATCATATTATAAAAGCAGCGGTGATGTATATTGTCGTTGTGGTATTATTAACGCTCGCTATCGGTATTTATACTACTAATTTGCTATGGGCATTACCTTTTCTATTTTTATTTGTTGTTTTAATTTTTAGGCCTCTATGGAAGGCATATCGGATAAATTCTCCCGAGAATATTAAGAAATCTGTTATTGTAGGGGTAGTATCCTTAGTGGTCATAGATGCCTGCTGGGCCGCTGGTTTTTCCAATATTTATGTTGGATTAGCCGTTTTATTACTTTTGCCCCTATCTTTAGTACTCTCTAAATTATTTGCGGTTACTTAA
- a CDS encoding 3-dehydroquinate synthase, with amino-acid sequence MKLKPITQSFSVRYEYNLYFTQGLFQRGNSVFLDILKGYKADEKIKLLFVIDKVVSAAHPDLLNQIEAYCEANPNHLNYTQTLLIAGGEQSKNKAELVDTILKGINENAICRHSFVVVIGGGAVIDMVGYAATIAHRGVKLIRIPTTVLAQNDAAVGVKNSVNAFGKKNFLGTFATPFAIINDSDFLKTLTQRDWISGIAEAIKVALIKDKLFFEYIAKNAIPLKMREMDAMHHVIYTCAQMHMHHIAQGGDPFESGSSRPLDFGHWAAHKLEHMTNYELRHGEAVAMGIALDVTYAHLVGLITEKELQVILEVLSTIGFNLQLPIGTGEEISQLLGGIEEFREHLGGKLTITLLSEIGKKHDVHEIDVALMRKAIEDLRDQPILK; translated from the coding sequence ATGAAATTAAAGCCTATTACACAGTCTTTTTCGGTTCGGTATGAATACAACTTGTATTTTACCCAAGGTTTGTTTCAAAGAGGCAACAGTGTATTTCTAGATATTTTAAAGGGTTACAAAGCCGATGAAAAAATAAAATTACTCTTCGTAATCGATAAAGTCGTTTCTGCAGCGCATCCAGATTTGTTAAATCAAATAGAAGCATATTGCGAAGCAAACCCTAATCATTTAAATTATACGCAGACGCTACTCATTGCGGGGGGAGAGCAGTCCAAAAACAAAGCTGAACTCGTAGATACGATACTCAAGGGCATCAACGAAAACGCTATTTGCAGACATTCTTTTGTGGTTGTCATAGGAGGTGGGGCCGTAATAGATATGGTTGGCTATGCCGCTACAATTGCCCATAGGGGTGTAAAGTTAATTAGGATACCTACCACGGTACTCGCGCAAAACGATGCTGCCGTTGGCGTAAAGAATAGCGTTAATGCTTTTGGAAAAAAAAATTTCTTGGGAACTTTCGCCACACCTTTTGCGATTATAAACGATAGCGACTTTCTAAAGACATTAACACAACGCGATTGGATTTCCGGTATTGCCGAAGCCATTAAGGTTGCGCTGATAAAGGACAAGCTTTTTTTTGAGTATATAGCTAAAAACGCCATCCCATTGAAGATGCGGGAGATGGATGCCATGCATCATGTTATTTATACATGCGCCCAAATGCACATGCATCATATCGCGCAAGGAGGAGACCCTTTTGAATCTGGTTCTTCAAGACCGCTGGATTTTGGGCACTGGGCGGCGCATAAACTAGAACATATGACCAATTATGAATTGCGTCATGGAGAGGCCGTTGCCATGGGTATAGCCTTAGATGTTACCTATGCTCATTTAGTTGGACTAATTACAGAAAAGGAATTGCAGGTAATATTGGAGGTGCTTAGTACCATAGGCTTTAATTTGCAACTTCCGATAGGAACAGGAGAAGAAATAAGTCAACTATTAGGTGGTATCGAAGAATTCAGGGAACATTTAGGAGGTAAACTAACCATTACATTACTATCCGAAATTGGTAAAAAGCACGATGTACACGAAATAGATGTAGCCCTAATGCGAAAAGCGATAGAAGACCTCCGGGACCAACCAATTTTAAAATAA
- the eboE gene encoding metabolite traffic protein EboE: MFIEDTFHLSYCTNIHPGQDWESTFQSLKDYVPKIKQEVSPEHSFGLGLRLSNKASEELGQGNNMVGFKQWLNQNNVYVFTMNGFPYGNFHDERVKENVHAPDWTAQKRVDYTIRLFNQLETLLPKGLSGGISTSPISYKYWHKTNADKNRAFELGARNMIKVAKHLFDLERVTGTYMHLDVEPEPDGLLENSDEVLSFYEEYLVPIGLMTLKDELGLEASEIENIIKRHITVCYDICHFSLAYEEPTDTFKKFKSAHINVGKIQVSAALKILFNGKDDARIWKLLSQFNEPTYLHQVTEKMDNGVKTYNDLPVVLENKHSFKELRAHFHVPIFVEEFGPLFSTQDHILKVITFLKENPLTEHLEIETYTWDVLPIELKEDLGNSIVREINWLKDRL, translated from the coding sequence ATGTTCATAGAAGATACTTTTCATCTTTCGTATTGCACGAATATACATCCAGGACAGGATTGGGAAAGTACTTTCCAGAGTTTGAAAGATTACGTTCCTAAAATTAAGCAAGAGGTATCACCGGAGCATTCCTTTGGATTAGGGTTGCGTTTGTCCAATAAAGCCAGTGAAGAATTAGGGCAGGGCAATAATATGGTAGGTTTTAAGCAATGGTTAAATCAAAACAACGTATATGTATTTACCATGAACGGTTTTCCCTACGGAAACTTTCATGATGAACGGGTGAAAGAAAACGTACACGCACCAGATTGGACGGCCCAGAAGCGTGTTGACTATACCATTAGGCTTTTCAATCAACTAGAAACCTTACTGCCCAAAGGACTTTCGGGAGGGATATCCACTTCTCCCATTAGTTATAAATATTGGCATAAGACCAATGCGGATAAAAACAGAGCTTTTGAGCTTGGTGCTAGGAATATGATCAAGGTAGCAAAACATCTTTTTGATTTGGAGCGAGTTACCGGAACATATATGCATTTAGATGTAGAGCCAGAGCCGGACGGTCTCTTGGAGAATAGTGATGAGGTGCTCTCTTTTTATGAGGAATATTTAGTTCCCATAGGACTTATGACGTTGAAGGATGAGCTAGGTCTTGAAGCTTCCGAAATTGAGAACATTATAAAAAGGCACATAACCGTTTGTTATGATATTTGCCATTTTTCCTTGGCTTATGAGGAGCCTACTGATACTTTTAAGAAGTTTAAATCGGCCCATATTAATGTAGGTAAGATTCAAGTCAGTGCTGCCCTGAAAATCTTGTTTAATGGCAAGGATGATGCAAGGATTTGGAAATTACTTTCACAATTCAACGAACCCACCTATTTACATCAGGTAACGGAAAAAATGGATAATGGGGTAAAAACATATAACGATCTTCCCGTAGTTTTAGAGAATAAGCATAGTTTTAAGGAACTGCGAGCCCATTTTCATGTGCCCATTTTTGTGGAAGAATTTGGCCCGTTGTTTTCTACGCAAGACCATATTTTAAAAGTAATAACTTTCTTAAAAGAGAATCCGCTGACGGAGCATCTTGAGATAGAGACCTATACTTGGGATGTCTTACCTATTGAACTAAAGGAAGATCTGGGGAACTCAATTGTTCGTGAGATCAACTGGTTAAAAGACCGCTTATAG